Proteins encoded within one genomic window of Misgurnus anguillicaudatus chromosome 18, ASM2758022v2, whole genome shotgun sequence:
- the glrx5 gene encoding glutaredoxin-related protein 5, mitochondrial: MMNSIIRSTARCLRSEAWRCRAVQSKEELLSGWARLMCSSAGQKNLEEMVKKDKVVVFIKGTPAQPMCGFSNAVVQILRMHGVDSYAAYNVLDDQDIRQGIKTFSNWPTIPQVFFNGEFVGGCDILLQMHQSGDLVEELQKLGIRSALLDQEKESK; the protein is encoded by the exons ATGATGAACAGCATTATTAGATCGACGGCTCGGTGTCTTCGATCGGAAGCATGGCGTTGCAGAGCAGTTCAGAGTAAAGAAGAACTACTGTCTGGTTGGGCCCGACTCATGTGCTCCTCAGCGGGTCAGAAGAACCTAGAGGAGATGGTAAAGAAGGACAAAGTTGTGGTGTTTATTAAAGGCACCCCGGCACAGCCCATGTGCGGATTTAGCAACGCCGTGGTTCAGATCCTCAGAATGCACGGGGTCGACAGTTACGCTGCTTATAATGTGTTGGATGATCAGGATATCAGACAAG GTATAAAAACTTTCTCCAACTGGCCAACGATTCCACAGGTCTTCTTCAATGGAGAGTTTGTTGGGGGCTGTGACATTCTTCTTCAGATGCATCAGAGCGGAGATCTTGTAGAGGAACTTCAGAAGTTAGGCATCAGATCAGCTCTTCTGGATCAAGAAAAAGAGTCTAAATAG